One Hordeum vulgare subsp. vulgare chromosome 4H, MorexV3_pseudomolecules_assembly, whole genome shotgun sequence DNA window includes the following coding sequences:
- the LOC123446362 gene encoding uncharacterized protein LOC123446362, with product MERRKTEVEQKTAAAAEDSGKSESKKVSSDNKENNSEKVDSSDRKEGSSESKEDSSETKAEGDKEAFIDLRPLTMEDLRQAKNQVAASFAAEGAVMKELKQWNELYGEGGPRKKQQLTYFL from the exons ATG GAAAGAAGGAAAACAGAGGTGGAACAGAAAACCGCCGCGGCAGCAGAGGATTCAGGCAAGTCAGAGAGCAAGAAGGTGAGTTCAGATAACAAAGAAAACAATTCAGAGAAGGTGGATTCATCAGATAGAAAAGAGGGCAGTTCAGAAAGCAAAGAGGATAGTTCAGAAACCAAGGCTGAAGGTGACAAGGAAGCATTCATCGACCTTAGGCCACTGACGATGGAAGACCTGAGGCAGGCCAAGAATCAG GTTGCAGCGAGCTTTGCCGCGGAGGGTGCCGTCATGAAAGAACTGAAGCAGTGGAACGAACTCTACGGCGAAGGAGGGCCGAGGAAGAAGCAGCAGCTGACCTACTTCTTGTAG